A genomic window from Candidatus Liberibacter americanus str. Sao Paulo includes:
- a CDS encoding 16S rRNA (uracil(1498)-N(3))-methyltransferase encodes MKYSSNIKRLFVDFPLSNGYKGKASEYQYNYLSNVLRMKEGENILLFNGKDGEWMGEISYKDTKGIILKVIDQTKTQTQPFDLQYIFSPIKNKRLIYMIQKSVEMGAGSIHPVITKYTQNKNYNMDRIRTYIISAAEQCNIISIPSIYPPVELDVILENWDNNRLIIFADETYNEKNSLNILKKIPNKSPLAILVGPEGGYHPEEIKKLRSLPFVIPISLGPRILRSDTAAVAIMALVQSICGDWYRLL; translated from the coding sequence ATGAAATATAGCTCCAATATTAAACGATTATTTGTCGATTTTCCTTTATCGAACGGATATAAAGGAAAAGCCAGTGAGTATCAGTATAACTATCTATCAAATGTATTGCGTATGAAAGAAGGAGAAAACATTCTACTTTTTAATGGAAAAGACGGAGAATGGATGGGAGAGATTTCTTATAAAGATACTAAAGGAATTATATTAAAAGTAATAGATCAAACTAAAACTCAAACTCAACCATTTGATTTACAATATATTTTCTCACCAATCAAAAACAAACGCCTTATTTATATGATTCAAAAATCAGTCGAAATGGGAGCAGGTTCCATTCATCCAGTTATCACTAAATACACACAAAACAAGAATTATAATATGGATCGTATACGGACTTATATAATAAGTGCAGCAGAACAATGCAATATTATCTCAATTCCTTCTATATATCCTCCAGTTGAACTAGATGTTATTTTGGAAAATTGGGATAATAATCGACTAATCATTTTTGCAGACGAAACATATAACGAAAAAAATTCTTTGAATATTCTTAAGAAAATACCTAATAAATCTCCCCTAGCAATCCTTGTAGGACCAGAAGGAGGATATCATCCTGAGGAAATAAAAAAATTACGATCTCTTCCTTTTGTAATTCCTATATCATTAGGACCAAGAATATTGCGATCTGATACCGCAGCGGTTGCAATAATGGCATTAGTTCAATCTATTTGTGGAGATTGGTATAGATTACTATAA
- a CDS encoding glutamate--cysteine ligase has protein sequence MISNLSRENIVISIEDLVNHIASGVKSKHDLYIGAEHESFIFSQKDNSPVPYKGERSIETILSNIKKKLIWEPIMDQQNLIGLKDPFSKAAISLEPGGQFELSSTTLKNIHQIKEEMFKYIKNLKEVTNDLDMKIMGMGANPKWKISEIPIIPKSRYKIMKEYMPQIGTSGLDMMFRTCTTQVSLDFHSEKDMAVKLRVSLKLQPIITAIFASSPFTEKKINGFQSWRSEIWINTDKNRTGIIPYAFENNFGFEDYTQWALDIPMYFVIRDDQYYKCTNITFRQFINGALKGKIKQWHATIEDWENHLSTLFPDVRLRNCLEMRGADSGRPEQILAISAFWTGILYDDSALQEVNNLTSEWSFDDINKLRYSVTHKGIRSKIKGQYISSIADKIINISRNGLRNRGHLNHRKEDETIFLKPIEKIINENKSPADEMINSYHGKWKESVEPCFEEYTY, from the coding sequence ATGATTTCTAATTTATCGAGAGAAAATATCGTAATTTCTATAGAGGATCTAGTTAATCATATCGCATCTGGTGTTAAATCAAAACACGATCTTTACATCGGAGCAGAACATGAAAGCTTTATCTTTTCACAAAAGGATAATAGCCCTGTCCCTTATAAAGGCGAAAGAAGTATTGAAACTATTTTATCTAATATCAAAAAAAAACTTATATGGGAACCAATTATGGATCAGCAAAATCTTATTGGGCTCAAAGATCCTTTTAGCAAAGCTGCAATATCCCTAGAGCCAGGAGGACAATTTGAATTATCAAGTACAACTTTAAAAAACATACATCAAATCAAAGAAGAAATGTTTAAATATATAAAAAATCTAAAAGAGGTTACAAATGACCTTGATATGAAAATTATGGGAATGGGAGCTAATCCAAAATGGAAAATAAGTGAAATTCCAATAATTCCTAAATCACGATATAAGATTATGAAAGAATACATGCCACAAATAGGAACGAGCGGTCTAGATATGATGTTTAGAACTTGCACCACACAAGTAAGCCTTGATTTCCATAGCGAAAAAGATATGGCGGTCAAGTTGCGTGTATCTTTAAAATTACAGCCAATTATTACAGCAATATTTGCATCTTCTCCTTTTACTGAAAAAAAAATTAATGGATTTCAATCATGGCGTAGCGAAATATGGATCAATACAGACAAAAACCGCACAGGAATTATTCCATATGCTTTTGAAAATAATTTCGGATTTGAAGATTACACCCAATGGGCTCTTGATATTCCAATGTATTTTGTTATACGCGACGATCAATATTACAAATGCACAAATATAACGTTTCGTCAGTTTATAAATGGAGCCCTCAAAGGAAAAATTAAACAATGGCATGCTACAATAGAAGACTGGGAAAATCACCTGTCAACATTATTTCCAGATGTTCGTTTAAGAAATTGTCTCGAAATGCGTGGCGCAGATTCAGGAAGGCCAGAACAGATTCTTGCTATATCAGCTTTTTGGACAGGTATTCTTTATGATGATTCAGCATTGCAAGAGGTAAATAATTTAACATCTGAATGGTCTTTTGATGACATCAATAAATTACGCTATAGCGTGACACATAAAGGAATAAGATCGAAAATTAAAGGTCAATATATATCAAGTATTGCAGATAAAATTATTAATATTTCTAGAAATGGTTTGAGAAATCGAGGACATTTAAATCATAGGAAAGAGGATGAAACTATTTTTTTAAAACCAATAGAAAAAATAATTAATGAAAATAAAAGCCCTGCTGATGAAATGATAAATTCTTATCATGGAAAATGGAAAGAATCAGTAGAACCATGCTTTGAAGAATATACTTATTAA
- the pdxH gene encoding pyridoxamine 5'-phosphate oxidase — MKKDHIVDDYEFLSFFSQWMEDAQRCEPHYPDAAVLATSNKDGFPNARVVLVKYFDNDGFVFYTNSESCKGYEMKDNPKVSLCFYWKSLCRQVRLRGFVNKCCDSESDSYYASRPRGSQIGAWASKQSQIMESADILKRSVEKYTSIYQSCEIPRPVWWCGFRICPLHIEFWEERPYRLHERIVFSRKTIMDKWEKFMLYP, encoded by the coding sequence GTGAAAAAAGATCATATCGTTGATGATTACGAATTTCTTTCTTTTTTTTCTCAATGGATGGAAGATGCGCAACGTTGTGAGCCGCATTATCCTGATGCGGCGGTGTTAGCAACTTCTAATAAAGATGGTTTTCCTAATGCTCGTGTAGTTCTTGTGAAGTATTTTGATAATGATGGTTTTGTATTCTATACAAATAGTGAGAGTTGTAAGGGCTATGAAATGAAAGATAATCCAAAGGTATCATTATGTTTTTATTGGAAATCTTTGTGTAGGCAAGTTCGTTTGCGTGGATTTGTTAACAAGTGCTGCGATTCAGAATCAGATTCCTATTATGCTTCTCGTCCACGTGGTAGTCAAATAGGCGCTTGGGCCTCTAAACAATCGCAGATAATGGAATCTGCTGATATTTTAAAAAGATCAGTGGAAAAGTATACAAGTATCTACCAATCATGTGAAATACCTCGGCCTGTTTGGTGGTGTGGTTTCCGAATTTGTCCTTTGCATATAGAATTTTGGGAAGAACGACCTTATCGTCTTCATGAGCGGATTGTATTTTCTCGTAAGACAATTATGGATAAATGGGAAAAATTTATGTTATACCCATAA
- the fabI gene encoding enoyl-ACP reductase FabI encodes MPQIDGLMKNKRGIVFGVANNRSLAWSIAKMCHDAGAEVALTWQGDAVKKRIENLVDGMNFFMAGHCNVSDVETIKNVFRNVEKRWGKIDFIVHAVAFSEKSELTGPYINTSRENFINTMDISVYSFTSLAAHAEPMMNANGSMLTLTYIGSARVMPHYNVMGLAKSALETSVRYLAMDLGKKGIRINAISAGPVKTLASSAIGDFRYILKWNEYNSPLRRNITYDEVGKSALYMLSDLSSGVTGECHYVDAGYHVVGMKVEDAPDISVVMDNNNKTE; translated from the coding sequence ATGCCTCAAATAGATGGCCTAATGAAAAATAAACGGGGCATTGTTTTCGGTGTTGCAAACAATCGCTCTCTTGCGTGGTCAATTGCTAAAATGTGCCATGATGCAGGCGCTGAGGTTGCGCTGACATGGCAAGGGGATGCAGTGAAAAAACGTATTGAAAATTTAGTTGATGGAATGAATTTTTTTATGGCCGGACATTGCAATGTTTCTGATGTAGAAACAATTAAAAATGTGTTTAGAAATGTAGAAAAACGTTGGGGAAAAATAGATTTTATTGTCCATGCTGTTGCATTTTCAGAAAAAAGTGAATTGACAGGTCCTTACATAAATACAAGCCGCGAAAATTTTATTAACACAATGGATATATCAGTATATTCGTTTACGTCATTAGCTGCTCACGCGGAACCAATGATGAATGCCAATGGAAGCATGTTAACTTTAACTTATATTGGATCAGCAAGAGTTATGCCTCATTATAACGTGATGGGTCTCGCTAAGTCAGCTCTGGAAACTTCTGTTAGATATCTCGCTATGGATTTAGGGAAAAAAGGGATTAGAATAAATGCAATATCTGCTGGGCCTGTTAAGACCCTTGCATCATCTGCTATTGGTGATTTTAGATATATTTTAAAATGGAATGAGTATAATTCTCCTCTAAGACGTAATATAACTTATGATGAAGTTGGGAAATCTGCACTTTATATGCTATCTGACCTTTCTAGTGGCGTTACTGGTGAATGTCACTATGTAGATGCCGGGTACCATGTTGTTGGCATGAAAGTAGAAGATGCTCCAGATATATCTGTTGTCATGGATAACAACAATAAAACAGAATAG
- a CDS encoding peptidoglycan-binding domain-containing protein — protein MFRKGYNISFLGFFSYFIKLFRKIIYMHPKFISITIGYGIIFIWILYNALYHQKGRHPSPLLVTRNYQFDQIILGSIRSMMDPIKDDGMTFRLERVEYNDEKSSFKSSIISDNKISLLEEIQKELKKRDLYHGDCDGSFNDMTRKAIMSFQRIIDVTVDGIPNNYLLEILKKNSSQRNFFKLSSSEHESVILIPEYYYSNNLIADIITNSKISDFKDEQ, from the coding sequence ATGTTTAGAAAAGGATATAATATTAGTTTTCTTGGTTTTTTTTCTTATTTTATAAAATTATTTAGAAAAATTATATATATGCATCCTAAATTCATATCTATTACAATAGGATATGGTATAATTTTTATATGGATATTATATAATGCGTTATATCATCAGAAGGGTAGGCATCCTTCACCATTATTAGTTACTCGTAATTATCAATTTGATCAGATTATTTTAGGTTCTATTCGCAGTATGATGGATCCTATTAAAGATGATGGCATGACTTTTAGATTAGAAAGAGTAGAATATAATGATGAAAAATCTTCATTTAAAAGTTCTATTATTAGCGATAATAAAATTAGTTTATTAGAAGAAATACAAAAAGAATTAAAAAAACGTGATCTATACCATGGTGATTGTGACGGATCTTTTAACGATATGACTAGGAAAGCTATTATGTCTTTTCAAAGAATAATTGATGTTACTGTAGATGGTATTCCTAATAATTATCTCTTGGAAATTTTAAAGAAGAACTCGAGTCAACGCAATTTCTTTAAACTATCATCCTCTGAACATGAATCTGTTATTTTGATACCTGAATACTATTATTCTAATAATTTAATTGCTGATATTATAACTAATTCTAAAATTTCTGACTTTAAAGATGAGCAATAG
- a CDS encoding DUF5330 domain-containing protein: MAFFILSKLYPEHLSKQEKSESDIHSDIKDIATITSNTFNYASNVCNVQPDTCVVWHRVVSSFKKHTIHGAKIAYRFIKSSIDSNEKNPKVEITNQSNDLRKHT; the protein is encoded by the coding sequence ATGGCTTTTTTTATTTTGTCAAAATTATATCCAGAACATCTTAGTAAACAAGAAAAATCAGAATCAGATATTCACTCTGACATAAAAGATATAGCAACTATCACATCTAATACATTTAATTACGCAAGTAATGTTTGCAACGTACAACCTGATACATGCGTCGTATGGCATAGAGTAGTTTCTAGCTTTAAAAAACATACTATACACGGCGCAAAAATTGCATATAGATTTATAAAATCAAGTATTGATTCTAATGAGAAAAATCCTAAAGTAGAAATAACTAATCAAAGCAATGATTTAAGGAAACATACCTAG
- a CDS encoding SufE family protein — protein MIHIDQIIKDMEIMDDDNDRYQYLIELGKKLPIFPKEKQIESNMEKECASALWRSIEFENIEGDYHIIKLYLFSDSHIIRGLLYIVQSIYEGKKAHEIAKINSTKIFNEMQLIEILSIKRTNGIYSVIGKINTAAKQCMINNHLK, from the coding sequence GTGATTCATATTGACCAAATTATAAAAGATATGGAAATAATGGACGATGATAACGACCGTTATCAATATCTAATAGAATTAGGTAAAAAACTACCTATTTTCCCAAAAGAAAAACAGATAGAAAGCAATATGGAGAAAGAATGTGCTAGCGCTTTATGGAGATCTATCGAATTTGAAAATATAGAAGGCGATTATCACATTATAAAGCTATATCTATTTTCAGATTCTCATATAATACGTGGACTTTTATACATAGTTCAAAGTATATATGAAGGCAAAAAAGCTCATGAAATAGCTAAAATAAATTCTACAAAAATCTTTAATGAGATGCAATTAATTGAAATTTTATCTATAAAACGCACTAATGGAATTTATTCAGTAATAGGAAAAATTAATACAGCAGCCAAACAATGTATGATCAATAATCATTTAAAATAA
- a CDS encoding MotA/TolQ/ExbB proton channel family protein, with protein MSSAALDIVDVNIFSLFIQTGIAIKFIIILLIFLSIFSWSIIIEKVLKFAIIRQKSKEFDQIFWSGQSLEELYKLLIDRKNIGSALIFISAMCEWKKSFEKGACSHDGGVQGRIDRMMNVAISRELEDIVDKLGILSAIASISFLIGLLGIVLGLINSLQIIAAYRFTSIVVVLPEITGALISIMLGLLVSITSTFAYNILMENVRKFSVQMEEFADEFYTILSRQIKGNSL; from the coding sequence TTTATTCAAACAGGAATAGCGATTAAGTTTATCATAATTTTATTGATTTTTCTTTCTATTTTTTCTTGGAGCATTATTATTGAAAAGGTCTTGAAATTTGCTATAATACGTCAAAAATCTAAGGAATTTGATCAGATTTTTTGGTCAGGTCAATCTCTGGAAGAATTGTATAAATTACTAATAGATCGTAAAAATATAGGATCAGCTTTAATATTCATTTCTGCTATGTGCGAATGGAAAAAAAGTTTTGAGAAAGGTGCATGTTCTCATGATGGTGGGGTGCAAGGTAGAATAGATCGTATGATGAACGTTGCTATTTCCCGTGAATTAGAGGATATAGTCGATAAATTAGGCATTTTATCTGCTATAGCATCAATTAGCTTCCTTATAGGTTTGTTAGGAATAGTTTTAGGTTTAATAAATTCTCTTCAAATTATTGCTGCATATAGGTTTACAAGTATTGTTGTTGTTCTGCCAGAGATAACAGGAGCTTTGATTAGTATTATGCTTGGTTTATTAGTTTCAATTACATCAACATTTGCTTATAATATATTGATGGAAAATGTAAGGAAATTTTCTGTGCAAATGGAAGAATTTGCTGATGAGTTTTATACTATTCTTTCAAGACAAATTAAGGGAAATAGCCTTTAA